From Candidatus Doudnabacteria bacterium, a single genomic window includes:
- a CDS encoding glycosyltransferase family 4 protein has product MKIAQIVPVMNTVPPKKYGGIEQIVSALSEGLAKKGHSVDVFASRGSKFDNAHIRVVESAPFPTVQDLSANRKWEVNEFFDIIRLQNEYDLVHFHYEPIVANLATAGLDFNLMSQIKVPFLSTFHNRTDLPEHIAFYKSHKELWDFNYVFISHNHRHNLPFFKKAQVIYNGINMDEFEFEAKPEDYLLFLGRITAVKGILDAISVARSVRKKLIIVAKIDPSDREYYEKNVKRHINGKDIVYAGEADKYQKVKYYKNASALLFPIKWAEPFGLVMVEAMACGTPVIAYDQGSVPELVKNGRTGFVVRNKDEMIKAVGKIDLIRRKDCRAWVAQNFSAEKMVKSYLELYKKLVK; this is encoded by the coding sequence ATGAAAATAGCCCAGATAGTTCCCGTAATGAACACGGTGCCGCCCAAAAAATACGGCGGCATCGAGCAAATTGTGTCGGCACTCTCCGAAGGATTGGCGAAAAAAGGCCATTCTGTTGATGTCTTTGCCAGCCGCGGCTCAAAATTTGATAATGCGCATATCCGGGTTGTGGAGTCCGCGCCTTTTCCGACAGTTCAGGATTTAAGCGCCAACCGCAAATGGGAGGTCAATGAATTTTTTGATATCATCAGGCTGCAAAATGAATATGATCTGGTTCATTTTCATTATGAACCCATCGTGGCAAATTTGGCTACAGCCGGTTTGGATTTCAATTTGATGAGCCAGATCAAAGTCCCTTTCCTGTCGACATTCCATAACCGCACGGACCTGCCCGAACATATCGCTTTTTATAAATCCCACAAAGAGCTTTGGGATTTTAATTATGTGTTCATAAGCCATAACCACAGGCACAATCTGCCTTTTTTTAAAAAAGCCCAGGTAATTTATAACGGCATTAATATGGATGAGTTTGAATTTGAGGCGAAACCCGAAGATTATTTGCTTTTTTTGGGCAGGATCACTGCGGTCAAAGGAATTCTGGATGCGATCAGTGTGGCAAGATCGGTAAGGAAAAAATTGATCATTGTCGCAAAAATCGATCCGTCGGACCGTGAATATTACGAAAAAAACGTGAAGAGGCATATCAACGGAAAAGATATTGTCTACGCCGGGGAAGCGGATAAATACCAAAAAGTTAAATATTATAAAAACGCGTCAGCGCTGCTGTTCCCCATAAAATGGGCTGAGCCGTTCGGTCTGGTCATGGTGGAAGCCATGGCATGCGGCACGCCGGTGATCGCTTACGACCAGGGATCGGTGCCGGAATTGGTGAAAAACGGCAGGACAGGCTTTGTCGTCCGGAATAAAGATGAAATGATCAAGGCAGTCGGCAAAATAGATCTGATCCGAAGAAAGGATTGCCGGGCGTGGGTGGCGCAAAATTTTTCAGCCGAAAAAATGGTGAAAAGTTATCTTGAATTATATAAAAAGCTGGTAAAGTGA
- a CDS encoding methyltransferase domain-containing protein: protein MQETNTYKQDFKYFKLHYAVSMEKMFAAVSDLYAEYWNDFFHFAIFRNEKETWDEAFRYTHEKYLKALKVKNAENILELACGRGGFSDLLASNTKGNVLGIDISRSQLSHTKRYKKPNLKFKQHDIMKIDGLGESFDAVVYMDAACYLPDKELAIKKISKILRPGGRFLLIDWCKQTGLNPVQEELVLYPFMEYWAVPSLETPENYKKYFKKYGLKIIETEDLNGKTRKNWELGYENGLKAVKELSLKDLPKMIWKEMTLGSAGIKLIKEQFPSAIYVKVGFDIGFLRYSYFLGEKI from the coding sequence ATGCAGGAAACAAACACTTACAAGCAGGATTTTAAATATTTTAAACTGCACTATGCGGTCAGCATGGAAAAAATGTTTGCCGCGGTCAGCGACTTGTACGCGGAGTATTGGAATGATTTTTTTCACTTTGCGATTTTCAGGAACGAAAAAGAAACCTGGGATGAAGCCTTCCGATACACCCATGAAAAATACCTGAAGGCTTTGAAAGTTAAAAATGCTGAGAACATCCTGGAATTGGCCTGCGGCCGCGGCGGATTTTCTGATCTTTTGGCATCCAATACCAAGGGCAATGTCCTGGGGATCGACATATCAAGATCGCAATTATCGCATACAAAGCGTTATAAAAAACCAAACCTGAAGTTCAAGCAGCATGATATAATGAAAATCGACGGACTAGGTGAGAGTTTTGACGCCGTTGTTTACATGGACGCCGCATGCTATTTGCCGGATAAAGAGCTGGCTATAAAAAAAATTTCCAAAATTTTGCGGCCAGGCGGCAGGTTCCTGCTTATAGACTGGTGCAAACAAACCGGGCTTAATCCGGTCCAGGAGGAACTTGTGCTTTATCCTTTTATGGAATATTGGGCGGTGCCAAGCCTGGAAACGCCGGAAAATTACAAAAAATATTTTAAAAAGTACGGCTTAAAGATAATAGAAACGGAAGATCTGAACGGCAAAACAAGAAAGAATTGGGAACTTGGCTATGAAAACGGATTAAAAGCGGTCAAAGAACTGTCCTTAAAAGACCTGCCAAAGATGATCTGGAAAGAAATGACATTGGGCTCGGCCGGAATAAAACTCATCAAAGAGCAATTTCCTTCAGCCATTTATGTAAAAGTCGGTTTTGATATCGGTTTTTTGCGTTATTCTTATTTTTTAGGGGAGAAAATATGA